From one Dermacentor silvarum isolate Dsil-2018 chromosome 3, BIME_Dsil_1.4, whole genome shotgun sequence genomic stretch:
- the LOC119445434 gene encoding uncharacterized protein LOC119445434 isoform X1 → MVNCAVFGCNNESRRKTDSGENTKKLSFFSVPNVVRWQCSQTLEISTKRRAEWFRRLYRGDINTDATHYKVCSEHFVSGRPSYLMDLTNPDWAPSLHLGYDTKSTTRSEERHQRRCKRAATPKVVQKADSRVLRPLTTMLNAQQSAVNSTVTSTPLASPIAVQNDQGNESHMSHCTINDSGPTMLQQVPAATVPQDADTAADIFHPPSMPSPEVGRAPVSAETGSTAGAAVDGASYVKFSEAGVQATTSTAEASVNTTSLLKDAETQTDITSSALNSFEGDNQALRAELNEVKGSLRRLQLSKASLEQDDNRVKFYTGLPSYTVLIALFALLESGVSHSANNVLTKFEELVLTLVRLRLGVPLQDLAYRFEVSGLVEFVLLRALIYSWHHVYVIILSWANIWWQDGPVCFIIVTGFIFQVSQATATRVVNRWIAAMHVRLKQLVDWPSREQLQQTMPMAFRKAFGTSVAVIIDCFEIFIERPSSMLPRSQTWSRYKHHNTAKYLIGIAPQGAITFISKGWGGRTSDKLITESSGMLNHLLPGDTVLADRGFTIGDAVGIHRARLEVPAFTRGKPQLSAWEVEKTRKIANVRIHVERVIGLLRRKYKILSSTIPIDLLAVQSEDTLTQLDKIVAVCAALTNLSKSVVPVD, encoded by the exons ATGGTTAATTGCGCTGTGTTCGGATGCAACAACGAGTCGCGGCGGAAAACTGACTCTGGTGAGAACACGAAGAAGCTTAGTTTTTTTTCTGTGCCGAATGTTGTTCGTTGGCAATGCAGCCAGACCTTAGAGATCTCAACGAAGCGTCGAGCGGAATGGTTTCGTCGCCTCTACCGGGGTGACATTAATACAGACGCTACCCACTACAAAGTCTGCAGCGAGCACTTCGTTTCTG GCAGGCCATCCTACTTAATGGATCTGACGaacccggactgggcgccaaGCTTGCACCTAGGGTATGACACAAAGTCAACAACTCGATCTGAAgaaag GCACCAGCGACGTTGCAAGAGGGCTGCGACTCCAAAGGTGGTCCAAAAGGCCGATAGCAGAGTGCTGCGACCCTTGACTACAATGTTGAATGCACAGCAGAGTGCTGTGAACAGTACTGTCACAA GCACACCACTTGCAAGTCCCATTGCAGTACAAAATGACCAAGGCAATGAGTCACATATGTCTCATTGCACAATAAATGATTCAG GCCCAACAATGCTGCAACAAGTACCAGCTGCAACTGTACCACAAGATGCTGATACTGCAGCTGACATATTTC ACCCACCATCCATGCCATCACCTGAGGTAGGCAGGGCCCCAGTCTCAGCTGAAACTGGTTCTACTGCTGGAGCTGCAGTGGATGGCGCATCCT atGTGAAGTTCTCTGAGGCTGGTGTTCAAGCCACCACTTCGACGGCTGAAGCTTCAGTGAACACCACGTCAT TGCTAAAGGACGCTGAAACCCAAACAGATATCACAAGCAGTGCATTAAACAGCTTCGAAGGCGACAACCAGGCCCTACGTGCAGAGCTAAACGAAGTGAAGGGCTCTTTGCGTAGACTTCAGTTGTCTAAAGCTTCATTGGAGCAAGACGACAACCGTGTAAAATTTTACACTGGCCTACCAAGCTACACAGTTTTGATAGCGCTGTTCGCGCTTCTCGAGAGTGGTGTGTCGCACAGCGCAAACAATGTGCTTACTAAGTTCGAAGAGCTTGTGCTCACACTTGTGAGGCTGCGACTAGGAGTGCCCTTGCAGGACCTGGCGTATAGATTTGAGGTAAGTGGACTGGTGGAATTTGTATTGTTGCGAGCACTTATTTACAGTTGGCATCACGTATATGTTATAATACTCTCGTGGGCTAACATTTGGTGGCAAGATGGCCCTGTTTGCTTTATAATAGTGACTGGCTTTATCTTTCAGGtcagccaagccacagcaacaCGAGTAGTCAACCGGTGGATCGCGGCCATGCATGTACGACTAAAACAGCTGGTGGACTGGCCCAGTCGTGAACAATTGCAGCAGACCATGCCAATGGCCTTCAGAAAAGCATTTGGCACGAGTGTGGCAGTCATTATAGACTGCTTCGAGATATTCATTGAGCGCCCTTCGTCAATGCTCCCTAGGTCACAGACGTGGTCGCGGTATAAGCACCACAACACGGCAAAATATCTGATAGGAATAGCACCTCAGGGAGCAATCACTTTCATTTCCAAAGGGTGGGGAGGCAGGACAAGCGACAAGCTTATAACAGAGTCGAGTGGAATGTTGAACCACCTTCTCCCAGGTGACACGGTGCTCGCCGACAGAGGATTCACGATTGGTGATGCCGTAGGCATTCATCGTGCACGCCTTGAGGTTCCTGCATTCACAAGGGGCAAACCTCAGCTATCAGCCTGGGAGGTTGAAAAAACTAGGAAAATTGCGAATGTGCGCATCCACGTGGAACGTGTGATAGGTTTGCTGAGGCGAAAGTACAAAATTCTTTCAAGCACCATCCCTATTGATCTGCTAGCAGTGCAAAGCGAGGACACTCTAACACAACTTGACAAAATTGTTGCGGTGTGTGCTGCGCTGACAAATCTGAGCAAATCGGTTGTGCCTGTTGACTGA
- the LOC119445434 gene encoding uncharacterized protein LOC119445434 isoform X2, translated as MVNCAVFGCNNESRRKTDSGENTKKLSFFSVPNVVRWQCSQTLEISTKRRAEWFRRLYRGDINTDATHYKVCSEHFVSGRPSYLMDLTNPDWAPSLHLGYDTKSTTRSEERHQRRCKRAATPKVVQKADSRVLRPLTTMLNAQQSAVNSTVTSTPLASPIAVQNDQGNESHMSHCTINDSGPTMLQQVPAATVPQDADTAADIFHPPSMPSPEVGRAPVSAETGSTAGAAVDGASYVKFSEAGVQATTSTAEASVNTTSLLKDAETQTDITSSALNSFEGDNQALRAELNEVKGSLRRLQLSKASLEQDDNRVKFYTGLPSYTVLIALFALLESGVSHSANNVLTKFEELVLTLVRLRLGVPLQDLAYRFEVSQATATRVVNRWIAAMHVRLKQLVDWPSREQLQQTMPMAFRKAFGTSVAVIIDCFEIFIERPSSMLPRSQTWSRYKHHNTAKYLIGIAPQGAITFISKGWGGRTSDKLITESSGMLNHLLPGDTVLADRGFTIGDAVGIHRARLEVPAFTRGKPQLSAWEVEKTRKIANVRIHVERVIGLLRRKYKILSSTIPIDLLAVQSEDTLTQLDKIVAVCAALTNLSKSVVPVD; from the exons ATGGTTAATTGCGCTGTGTTCGGATGCAACAACGAGTCGCGGCGGAAAACTGACTCTGGTGAGAACACGAAGAAGCTTAGTTTTTTTTCTGTGCCGAATGTTGTTCGTTGGCAATGCAGCCAGACCTTAGAGATCTCAACGAAGCGTCGAGCGGAATGGTTTCGTCGCCTCTACCGGGGTGACATTAATACAGACGCTACCCACTACAAAGTCTGCAGCGAGCACTTCGTTTCTG GCAGGCCATCCTACTTAATGGATCTGACGaacccggactgggcgccaaGCTTGCACCTAGGGTATGACACAAAGTCAACAACTCGATCTGAAgaaag GCACCAGCGACGTTGCAAGAGGGCTGCGACTCCAAAGGTGGTCCAAAAGGCCGATAGCAGAGTGCTGCGACCCTTGACTACAATGTTGAATGCACAGCAGAGTGCTGTGAACAGTACTGTCACAA GCACACCACTTGCAAGTCCCATTGCAGTACAAAATGACCAAGGCAATGAGTCACATATGTCTCATTGCACAATAAATGATTCAG GCCCAACAATGCTGCAACAAGTACCAGCTGCAACTGTACCACAAGATGCTGATACTGCAGCTGACATATTTC ACCCACCATCCATGCCATCACCTGAGGTAGGCAGGGCCCCAGTCTCAGCTGAAACTGGTTCTACTGCTGGAGCTGCAGTGGATGGCGCATCCT atGTGAAGTTCTCTGAGGCTGGTGTTCAAGCCACCACTTCGACGGCTGAAGCTTCAGTGAACACCACGTCAT TGCTAAAGGACGCTGAAACCCAAACAGATATCACAAGCAGTGCATTAAACAGCTTCGAAGGCGACAACCAGGCCCTACGTGCAGAGCTAAACGAAGTGAAGGGCTCTTTGCGTAGACTTCAGTTGTCTAAAGCTTCATTGGAGCAAGACGACAACCGTGTAAAATTTTACACTGGCCTACCAAGCTACACAGTTTTGATAGCGCTGTTCGCGCTTCTCGAGAGTGGTGTGTCGCACAGCGCAAACAATGTGCTTACTAAGTTCGAAGAGCTTGTGCTCACACTTGTGAGGCTGCGACTAGGAGTGCCCTTGCAGGACCTGGCGTATAGATTTGAG GtcagccaagccacagcaacaCGAGTAGTCAACCGGTGGATCGCGGCCATGCATGTACGACTAAAACAGCTGGTGGACTGGCCCAGTCGTGAACAATTGCAGCAGACCATGCCAATGGCCTTCAGAAAAGCATTTGGCACGAGTGTGGCAGTCATTATAGACTGCTTCGAGATATTCATTGAGCGCCCTTCGTCAATGCTCCCTAGGTCACAGACGTGGTCGCGGTATAAGCACCACAACACGGCAAAATATCTGATAGGAATAGCACCTCAGGGAGCAATCACTTTCATTTCCAAAGGGTGGGGAGGCAGGACAAGCGACAAGCTTATAACAGAGTCGAGTGGAATGTTGAACCACCTTCTCCCAGGTGACACGGTGCTCGCCGACAGAGGATTCACGATTGGTGATGCCGTAGGCATTCATCGTGCACGCCTTGAGGTTCCTGCATTCACAAGGGGCAAACCTCAGCTATCAGCCTGGGAGGTTGAAAAAACTAGGAAAATTGCGAATGTGCGCATCCACGTGGAACGTGTGATAGGTTTGCTGAGGCGAAAGTACAAAATTCTTTCAAGCACCATCCCTATTGATCTGCTAGCAGTGCAAAGCGAGGACACTCTAACACAACTTGACAAAATTGTTGCGGTGTGTGCTGCGCTGACAAATCTGAGCAAATCGGTTGTGCCTGTTGACTGA
- the LOC119443815 gene encoding uncharacterized protein LOC119443815 isoform X1 gives MNASPSLMHLSTYAQNLESGAKVRYVEKVELCGGVDPLMLTGKEASFDLALVPKVELSDIKDYLVHATSFITHEQLKARKSLESHNYLTSGFVQEPQLRRHGEHVIVRTKVNHSQAISTQPLEPWLLVKQDGMVKAAHCTCMAGLGEACSHIGALLFYLEAASNFRDGQACTDKENAWLPPYSSTVPCAPLAHIDFASATTKKRRLDGHRSSSSKKPATTIERPSQCEWKGFLDRIKKAGKYSAVLALKKDYCEEFIPVQVKHSTALLGHLARDKPLSRDAMLEECEMFAQAYVVEPKVFIFPLKDSFIDIK, from the exons ATGAATGCCAGCCCCTCATTAATGCACTTAAGCACGTACGCGCAGAATTTAGAGTCCGGTGCGAAGGtgcgctacgtcgagaaagtGGAGCTTTGCGGTGGCGTCGATCCACTTATGCTTACTGGCAAAGAGGCGTCATTTGATCTCGCGCTCGTACCCAAGGTAGAACTTTCTGATATTAAGGACTACCTTGTGCACGCTACAAGCTTCATAACTCACGAACAGCTGAAAGCAAGAAAATCCCTGGAGTCGCACAACTATTTGACCAGCGGCTTTGTTCAAGAACCCCAGCTGAGAAGACACGGCGAGCACGTCATTGTGCGCACGAAG GTAAATCACTCCCAGGCAATTTCCACTCAGCCACTCGAGCCATGGCTTCTTGTCAAGCAGGATGGAATGGTCAAAGCTGCACACTGCACGTGTATGGCGGGTCTCGGCGAAGCCTGCTCACACATTGGTGCACTGCTCTTCTATTTAGAAGCAGCTTCAAACTTTCGTGATGGTCAGGCTTGCACTGATAAGGAAAATGCATGGCTGCCTCCATACTCAAGTACTGTGCCTTGTGCGCCACTTGCACACATCGACTTTGCGTCAGCTACCACCAAGAAAAGGCGGCTAGATGGACATCGATCATCATCCTCAAAGAAACCAGCCACCACTATTGAGAGGCCTTCACAGTGCGAATGGAAGGGCTTTCTCGACAGAATTAAGAAGGCTGGCAAATATTCTGCAGTGTTGGCACTGAAAAAGGACTATTGCGAGGAGTTCATTCCTGTGCAAGTGAAGCACTCCACTGCTCTTCTCGGACACTTGGCAAGAGACAAGCCATTGTCAAGGGATGCGATGCTGGAGGAGTGCGAAATGTTTGCCCAGGCGTATGTTGTAGAGCCAAAGGTATTTATATTTCCATTGAAGGATAGCTTTATTGATATAAAGTAA
- the LOC119443815 gene encoding uncharacterized protein LOC119443815 isoform X2: MNASPSLMHLSTYAQNLESGAKVRYVEKVELCGGVDPLMLTGKEASFDLALVPKVELSDIKDYLVHATSFITHEQLKARKSLESHNYLTSGFVQEPQLRRHGEHVIVRTKVNHSQAISTQPLEPWLLVKQDGMVKAAHCTCMAGLGEACSHIGL, translated from the exons ATGAATGCCAGCCCCTCATTAATGCACTTAAGCACGTACGCGCAGAATTTAGAGTCCGGTGCGAAGGtgcgctacgtcgagaaagtGGAGCTTTGCGGTGGCGTCGATCCACTTATGCTTACTGGCAAAGAGGCGTCATTTGATCTCGCGCTCGTACCCAAGGTAGAACTTTCTGATATTAAGGACTACCTTGTGCACGCTACAAGCTTCATAACTCACGAACAGCTGAAAGCAAGAAAATCCCTGGAGTCGCACAACTATTTGACCAGCGGCTTTGTTCAAGAACCCCAGCTGAGAAGACACGGCGAGCACGTCATTGTGCGCACGAAG GTAAATCACTCCCAGGCAATTTCCACTCAGCCACTCGAGCCATGGCTTCTTGTCAAGCAGGATGGAATGGTCAAAGCTGCACACTGCACGTGTATGGCGGGTCTCGGCGAAGCCTGCTCACACATTG GTCTGTAA
- the LOC119445434 gene encoding uncharacterized protein LOC119445434 isoform X3 — MDLTNPDWAPSLHLGYDTKSTTRSEERHQRRCKRAATPKVVQKADSRVLRPLTTMLNAQQSAVNSTVTSTPLASPIAVQNDQGNESHMSHCTINDSGPTMLQQVPAATVPQDADTAADIFHPPSMPSPEVGRAPVSAETGSTAGAAVDGASYVKFSEAGVQATTSTAEASVNTTSLLKDAETQTDITSSALNSFEGDNQALRAELNEVKGSLRRLQLSKASLEQDDNRVKFYTGLPSYTVLIALFALLESGVSHSANNVLTKFEELVLTLVRLRLGVPLQDLAYRFEVSGLVEFVLLRALIYSWHHVYVIILSWANIWWQDGPVCFIIVTGFIFQVSQATATRVVNRWIAAMHVRLKQLVDWPSREQLQQTMPMAFRKAFGTSVAVIIDCFEIFIERPSSMLPRSQTWSRYKHHNTAKYLIGIAPQGAITFISKGWGGRTSDKLITESSGMLNHLLPGDTVLADRGFTIGDAVGIHRARLEVPAFTRGKPQLSAWEVEKTRKIANVRIHVERVIGLLRRKYKILSSTIPIDLLAVQSEDTLTQLDKIVAVCAALTNLSKSVVPVD; from the exons ATGGATCTGACGaacccggactgggcgccaaGCTTGCACCTAGGGTATGACACAAAGTCAACAACTCGATCTGAAgaaag GCACCAGCGACGTTGCAAGAGGGCTGCGACTCCAAAGGTGGTCCAAAAGGCCGATAGCAGAGTGCTGCGACCCTTGACTACAATGTTGAATGCACAGCAGAGTGCTGTGAACAGTACTGTCACAA GCACACCACTTGCAAGTCCCATTGCAGTACAAAATGACCAAGGCAATGAGTCACATATGTCTCATTGCACAATAAATGATTCAG GCCCAACAATGCTGCAACAAGTACCAGCTGCAACTGTACCACAAGATGCTGATACTGCAGCTGACATATTTC ACCCACCATCCATGCCATCACCTGAGGTAGGCAGGGCCCCAGTCTCAGCTGAAACTGGTTCTACTGCTGGAGCTGCAGTGGATGGCGCATCCT atGTGAAGTTCTCTGAGGCTGGTGTTCAAGCCACCACTTCGACGGCTGAAGCTTCAGTGAACACCACGTCAT TGCTAAAGGACGCTGAAACCCAAACAGATATCACAAGCAGTGCATTAAACAGCTTCGAAGGCGACAACCAGGCCCTACGTGCAGAGCTAAACGAAGTGAAGGGCTCTTTGCGTAGACTTCAGTTGTCTAAAGCTTCATTGGAGCAAGACGACAACCGTGTAAAATTTTACACTGGCCTACCAAGCTACACAGTTTTGATAGCGCTGTTCGCGCTTCTCGAGAGTGGTGTGTCGCACAGCGCAAACAATGTGCTTACTAAGTTCGAAGAGCTTGTGCTCACACTTGTGAGGCTGCGACTAGGAGTGCCCTTGCAGGACCTGGCGTATAGATTTGAGGTAAGTGGACTGGTGGAATTTGTATTGTTGCGAGCACTTATTTACAGTTGGCATCACGTATATGTTATAATACTCTCGTGGGCTAACATTTGGTGGCAAGATGGCCCTGTTTGCTTTATAATAGTGACTGGCTTTATCTTTCAGGtcagccaagccacagcaacaCGAGTAGTCAACCGGTGGATCGCGGCCATGCATGTACGACTAAAACAGCTGGTGGACTGGCCCAGTCGTGAACAATTGCAGCAGACCATGCCAATGGCCTTCAGAAAAGCATTTGGCACGAGTGTGGCAGTCATTATAGACTGCTTCGAGATATTCATTGAGCGCCCTTCGTCAATGCTCCCTAGGTCACAGACGTGGTCGCGGTATAAGCACCACAACACGGCAAAATATCTGATAGGAATAGCACCTCAGGGAGCAATCACTTTCATTTCCAAAGGGTGGGGAGGCAGGACAAGCGACAAGCTTATAACAGAGTCGAGTGGAATGTTGAACCACCTTCTCCCAGGTGACACGGTGCTCGCCGACAGAGGATTCACGATTGGTGATGCCGTAGGCATTCATCGTGCACGCCTTGAGGTTCCTGCATTCACAAGGGGCAAACCTCAGCTATCAGCCTGGGAGGTTGAAAAAACTAGGAAAATTGCGAATGTGCGCATCCACGTGGAACGTGTGATAGGTTTGCTGAGGCGAAAGTACAAAATTCTTTCAAGCACCATCCCTATTGATCTGCTAGCAGTGCAAAGCGAGGACACTCTAACACAACTTGACAAAATTGTTGCGGTGTGTGCTGCGCTGACAAATCTGAGCAAATCGGTTGTGCCTGTTGACTGA